Part of the Candidatus Thermoplasmatota archaeon genome, CTGGTCTTCCCTATCTAAAAAAGAAATAAGCAGATAACTTAGTTTTTTTAGGAAAAGCTGGCCTCTTCTTTTTTTTTCGCCAGCCGATCCTCCCTATTTTTATTTTATCAAATTTCTTTTGGATGAACTATAGTGTTTAAATACAGTGTTTTGTTTTTTTTATTTGATGGAAATGGTTCTGAAAATTGGTTTTGTGGTTAACCCTATTGCTGGTATGGGTGGGCGGGTAGGTCTCAAGGGTACAGATGGTGTTTTAGATAAGGCAGTTAGTCTTGGTGCTAAACCAGTTGCCCCCGGTAAAGCAGAGGAAACGTTGAAGGAATTTTTATCAAAATATTCTACAGAAAAAGATGTTGTTTGTTGGTTTACTTGTTCTGGTTCTATGGGTTTTGATGAACTAAAAAATGTTGGTATGAAAAATGTTGAGGTTGTTTATAGCTCAGCTGGTGTTAACACAACCTCTACTGATACAAAGAAAGCTTGTGAGGTTTTTTTAGAAAAAAACGTTGATCTTGTTGTTTTCTGCGGTGGGGATGGTACCATGAGGGATATTTTCAGTGTTGTTGACAAAAAGGTTCCTGTTCTTGGTATACCTGCTGGTGTTAAGATGCACTCTGGTGTTTTTGGTGTTAACACTCGTGCTGTTGCTAAGATGCTTCATGAGTTCATAAACAAAAACCTTACTATTGGTGATGTTGATGTTATGGATCTTGATGAGGAGCTTTATCGTAAAGGTGAGTGGAAGATAAAGTTGTTTGGTGTTGCCAAGGGTATAGTTGAGCCTACTTATGTTCAGGTTGGTAAAACTGTTTTTGAGTCTGTTTCTGATGACGAGGTTAAGGATGAGCTTGCTGAGCATGTTCTTGATGAGATGAACAAATACAGGGATCATCTTTTTTTGATGGGCTCTGGTGGCACCATTGATTATATTGCTCGTAAAATAGGTTTAGATAACACCCTTCTTGGCATTGATGCTGTTTATGACAAAAAAACTGTTGCCAAGGATCTTAATGAAAAAGGTATCCTTGATCTTTTAGGGAGATATCCTAAGGCTAAGGTTGTTTTAAGCCCTATTGGGGCTCAGGGTTTTATCCTTGGTCGTGGTAACCTTCAGCTTAGCCCCCGTGTTATCCAGAAAATTGGTTTAGATAATATTATAGTGGTTTCCACCCCGTCTAAGCTTGTCTCCACCCCTTTTATAAGGGTTGACACAGGTGATAAGGTTTTAGATCGTATTTTTGCTGAGAAAGAGTTCATGATGGTTGTTATAGGTTATCGTCTCAGCAGGGTTGTTCATATACAAACCAATAACTTTTAATATTGTTCCTCGATTCCTTCCCCCAAGATTTGGTATCTTATATGTTAAAAGGGGGAAACTATCTTATGAAGCGGAATCCAACAGCTTTTCTAAAAGAGGAATATGATGATCTTGTTAAAAAGAACCTTGATTGGAAGCTGCGTGTATTAGAGAGCGCATCTACGCCCCATGCGGTTGTTGATGGCAAAAAGGTTTTGATGCTTTGTTCCAACAACTATCTAAATCTTAGTAACCACCCTCGTCTTATTAAGGCAGCTGTTGATGCCGCTAAAAAATATGGTGCAGGCTCAGGCTCTGTTCGTGCCATAGCTGGTACCATGAAGCTTCATGTTGAAGTAGAAAAAAGGCTTGCTAAATTCAAACACACAGAGGCTGCTCTTGTTTATCAGACTGGTTTTGCTGCAAACGCTGGTCTTATACCACAGCTTGTTGGTGAGGGGGACATAATCATTAGCGATGAGCTTAACCATGGTAGTATAATTGATGGTGTACGTCTTGCGAAGGCTGATCGCGCTGTCTACAAACACCGTGACATGGGTGAGCTTGAAAAAGTTTTAAAAGAGGCTGACAAAAAATATAGGAGAATCCTGATAATAACTGATGGCGTGTTCAGCATGGATGGTGACATAGCACCCATGGACAAGATTGTTAAACTAGCTGATGAGTACGGTGCTATGACATATGTTGATGACGCACATGGTGAGGGCGTAATAGGCCCTGATGGACGAGGCATAGGTGCACATTTCAACATAGAAGGAAAAATCGATGTTGAGATGGGTACTTTTAGTAAAGCCTATGGTGTTGTTGGCGGCCTAATAGCTGGTAGCCAGGATATCATCAACTTTGCTTACAACAAATCCCGTACATGGCTGCTTAGTGGTTCTCACCCACCAGCTGTAGCTGGTGCACAGCTTGCTGCTATAGATGTGCTTGAAACCGAACCTGAGCATGTAAAAAAACTATGGGACAACACCAGGTATTTCAAAAAAGAGTTGAACTCAATGGGTTTTGACACAGGCCAGAGCGAGACACCTATAACACCAGTTATAGTGGGTGAATCAGGTAAAGCAAAAGAGCTTAGCAACATGTTGTTTGAAGAAGGAATATTTGCATTACCCATAGTGTTCCCAATGGTTGCAAGAGACAAAGCGCGGATAAGAGTGATGATGAATGCTGGTCTCACAAAAAAAGACCTTGATTTCGCTCTAGAAACATTTGAGAGACTAGGTAAAAAACTTGGTATAATCTAAAGATTTTTTTTTACTTCGCTGGTCTACTCCACTTACCCTTCTTTTTCTGACTCAGAACCTTGTCTATAATTGTTTGTTCATCAACTTCTCTTATAGAATCATCTTCATCAATATCTTTCTTAAGTGCTCTCTCTATAGCTTTTTCATCTGCTTTAACAATAACACTATTACCCTGTTGTTCTTTAGTTGGTTTATTGGGGTTTTCTTCAGTTGCTTCACCTGTTACCTCAAACACTGTTTCCTCCTCTTTTTTTTCTGTGTAAGCAACAGGTTTTCTTTCAAAAGGAGAAGTTTCTTCTGGTTTTACCTGCGGCTTGTATGTTTGTACTTTTTCTTCTATTTTTTCTACAGTTTTAGTAACCTTTTTTTCTTGTGGAATCGCCTTGGTTTTTTCTGTGGGTATTAGTTCAAATGCGTCGTTCATGAATTTTATTTCTTCTGGTGTTGGTATCCATATGTATCCGTATTCGTCTTTTAGAAAATTAGATGCACTCGGGTCGAAACGGGTGGTGATAATAAGCTGGTTGGTGTTTTTATCCTTATTTATCTCAAGTTTTATATGGATGTTGTCATCCTTTGTCAAATCTCTCACTCTCCACTACACCTTCTTTAGATAGCTGGAATAGTTTATTAGGACTTATACTTTTCTTTAAAAACTGGTTAAAAACTGTGTTAGCATTTTTTTATTAAAGTATTAGGACACATTATATTGCTTATATATTGAACAAAGAATAGGCTACAGAGATGTTTGATATGGAAGGGATGGGTAGGTACTAGGTTTTGAACAAAAAAAACTGGGGGGCATAGGTGCTGATTTTTGAACATTTTTGAACAAAAAAAAACCAGTATCCTCATAATCTGTGTAAACCATATTAATACTTCTCAGATATATTATTTTTAAAGGAGAACAATCTTAAAATTTGCTAACTTTGGTGTATATTATTGATAATACAAAAGCTTTTGTTTTTATACTTTAGATGAACGTAGTTTTTGAGAGACCATACTCTCTTTTTTTCAAATTTTACCAAAAACCTTTAAACAATATAACTATACTCCATAAACATGAAATACCCTTTGGATGAGGCAAAAAAAGAAATCATAACCACTTTAGAAAACGTTCTATCAGAATTAAACATAAAATATGAAATAAAACTAGAAACACCACCTGAAGAAAACATGGGTGATTTTGCTTTCCCATGTTTCCCTCTAGCACCTATAGTTAAAAAACCACCAAAAGAAATAGCAGAAAACATTTTAAACAAAATAAAAAAAACCAGGTGGATAGAAAAAACCGAAGCAAAAAACGGCTACGTAAACTTCTACATAGACAACAAACAACTCATCAACTCTACACTTAAACTTATCATAGAAAACAAAGAAAAATATGGTACAATGGACAAAAAAAGCAAGAAAGTAATAATAGAGCACACATCAGCAAACCCAAATGGACCACTGCATGTAGGCAGAGCAAGAAACCCGATAATAGGAGACACACTAGTAAGAATATTCAAAGCCAATGGCTACAACGTAGAATCACAATTCTACCTAGACGACTTAGGAAAACAAGTAGCGATACTAACGTGGTGTGTAAACAACCTAAAACAAGACATGGTACCAAAACCAGAATACGATAAACCTGACCACAAAAACGTTGGATTCTACCAAACAGCCTTCAAACTAATGGAGGAAAACCAGAAAATATCAGAGGAGATAAGCGAAATAGTTAGAAAAAGCGAAAACGGCGACAACAAAACCATACAACTAGTAAAAAAAGCATACACAC contains:
- a CDS encoding ATP-NAD kinase family protein, with the translated sequence MEMVLKIGFVVNPIAGMGGRVGLKGTDGVLDKAVSLGAKPVAPGKAEETLKEFLSKYSTEKDVVCWFTCSGSMGFDELKNVGMKNVEVVYSSAGVNTTSTDTKKACEVFLEKNVDLVVFCGGDGTMRDIFSVVDKKVPVLGIPAGVKMHSGVFGVNTRAVAKMLHEFINKNLTIGDVDVMDLDEELYRKGEWKIKLFGVAKGIVEPTYVQVGKTVFESVSDDEVKDELAEHVLDEMNKYRDHLFLMGSGGTIDYIARKIGLDNTLLGIDAVYDKKTVAKDLNEKGILDLLGRYPKAKVVLSPIGAQGFILGRGNLQLSPRVIQKIGLDNIIVVSTPSKLVSTPFIRVDTGDKVLDRIFAEKEFMMVVIGYRLSRVVHIQTNNF
- a CDS encoding glycine C-acetyltransferase; amino-acid sequence: MKRNPTAFLKEEYDDLVKKNLDWKLRVLESASTPHAVVDGKKVLMLCSNNYLNLSNHPRLIKAAVDAAKKYGAGSGSVRAIAGTMKLHVEVEKRLAKFKHTEAALVYQTGFAANAGLIPQLVGEGDIIISDELNHGSIIDGVRLAKADRAVYKHRDMGELEKVLKEADKKYRRILIITDGVFSMDGDIAPMDKIVKLADEYGAMTYVDDAHGEGVIGPDGRGIGAHFNIEGKIDVEMGTFSKAYGVVGGLIAGSQDIINFAYNKSRTWLLSGSHPPAVAGAQLAAIDVLETEPEHVKKLWDNTRYFKKELNSMGFDTGQSETPITPVIVGESGKAKELSNMLFEEGIFALPIVFPMVARDKARIRVMMNAGLTKKDLDFALETFERLGKKLGII